A genomic segment from Lutzomyia longipalpis isolate SR_M1_2022 chromosome 3, ASM2433408v1 encodes:
- the LOC129794246 gene encoding PDZ and LIM domain protein Zasp isoform X4: protein MAQLVTVRLSRSDAQPWGFRLQGGKDFGTPLVVQKVAGGSIAANAGLVAGDAVIKVNGMDVYNLRHKDAQDAVVRGGNNFEISVQRGGSTWRPTVSPAGSLPQPVLSGGSVAPVTHTSLAAKPQEVSHIGSGYNSSARPYLPSVNGDGVKSIVNKQYNTPVGMYSDETIAETLSAQAEVLAGGVLGVNFKKNERIYNSANSEVYKMLQEAENDPNDPAGESSYYWTASHAIGGQAACTSPFLSPGASHRPSHPINLQGISQQEKTSYSSASVSSYQENTKLSASTISAALTTHHGTGAGATNGAPQLGSPLSTGSNINTNISGPKPFNISSAPLSPPSAGPKSPSIYPPPTSAAAWSQPKPPSTFEAPKPSTFGSSTLPRANVGPAAPGDLGPECGHPDEISHELASVHFSWPPSQEIATSTPTATPLYVPPPETQHVIVKPMLEKQSQSAPELSYGQREVSRVAEVAEMESGSESYTSTSATTTTSEDAAHMRMYHTQTSQPSYTIYESADSDETDYATIPHHKQSICSAEVSSFVSEARGAQYLADTLDTTCLVERMRSLTPRPPSPTPMKTGKHVEFALPTEQKTETQQESFSQESTQMQSSAVQESSMVQESREFQEVNQYQDTAHVQEVAEVAEQTTQFQPIDVPEQKPLPQGSVPNTVPQEWESAMVKALKTAPETPYNIVSVKQEAIEESCIKADASQSTATTSYQNISLPALDVLVEKPAEGTIMSSLLTTVPIKSVKFEPKATIEPVPLPEETRPYFPPPIDMTVVADDTIPGRKSLMLEALITAPDRPYSPFGHEVSYQLDDLPRPTEKMTLRTALTVAPERPFTPVIFDSNGLAHPKAVKEDKTGNSLIKGFQPQASSQISSCLTSASQDTSMQESQICQQVSQQQTSQQASQQQVCQQVSQQQVCQQASQQTSQQQVCQQVSQQHVCQQASQQQVCQQATQQQSYQQASQQICQQSSQQVCQKTSQQICQQSSKQVCQKSSQEVYHQSLSAESRSEARKLIAAVSPAFEQDGIDTVNRAADVHMAPPQIVTPVPHPRPFTPSLINKPAPIIPYYQQNLAVSEYDPQMGEIFDPHLRSPSPCLREKSPAPGPPPNPLRIQAPRLRESGQQPNLAPGTAFSCAQVKAESVYQQRPEMVECQRIGDNFRQTRTNEASLNRSLHAEKESASATQVGNTFIQKRSRVVEEFERTQSAKTIEIKTGGSGEVVSKITEDEMPPKGIVASQTRRFSQEVAPPKITFPAIIPVAPMNFPLGAAPQSSNTVAPPPGFNLKSLNAPSAFASAQSSHQNASTFAFTNAPPKIEATKPASGPVAAFKLPKPQTPPPPTNNCPGTTMSDPSPDASAGSKGGAAGVTSAPKRGRGVLNKAVGPGGRIPQCGCCNQHIRGPFITALGRIWCPDHFICVNGECRRPLADIGFVEEKGNLYCEYCFEKYIAPSCSKCGAKIKGDCLNAIGKHFHPECFTCAYCGKLFGNSPFFLEEGNPYCEADWNEMFTTKCFACGFPVEAGDRWVEALSHNYHSQCFNCTTCKKNLEGQSFFAKGGRPYCKNHAR, encoded by the exons ATGGCTCAATTAGTCACTGTCAGGCTCAGTAGAAGCGATGCCCAACCGTGGGGTTTCCGACTGCAAGGTGGAAAGGATTTTGGAACTCCGCTTGTTGTTCAAAAG GTCGCTGGCGGAAGTATAGCCGCCAATGCGGGTCTCGTAGCTGGTGATGCCGTCATTAAAGTCAATGGCATGGATGTGTACAACTTGCGCCATAAGGATGCCCAAGATGCTGTTGTTCGTGGTGGGAATAACTTTGAAATCTCCGTTCAACGGGGTGGTTCAACGTGGAGACCCACTGTAAGTCCCGCTGGCTCCCTACCCCAACCCGTCCTATCCGGTGGCAGTGTGGCTCCCGTGACACACACATCCCTGGCAGCTAAGCCCCAGGAAGTTTCTCATATTGGTAGTGGATACAACAGCTCAGCACGGCCATACCTTCCATCT GTCAATGGTGATGGTGTAAAGAGTATTGTCAACAAGCAATACAACACTCCCGTTGGGATGTACAGCGATGAAACCATTGCGGAAACACTCTCAGCTCAGGCGGAAGTGTTGGCTGGCGGTGTGCTCGG agTAAACTTCAAGAAGAACGAGCGAATCTACAATTCAGCCAATTCGGAAGTGTATAAAATGTTGCAGGAAGCTGAAAATGATCCCAATGATCCAG CCGGTGAATCCAGTTACTATTGGACGGCAAGTCATGCAATTGGTGGTCAGGCAGCATGCACTTCGCCCTTTCTCTCGCCGGGAGCTTCTCATCGACCAAGCCATCCAATAAATCTCCAAGGAATCTCCCAGCAGGAGAAGACCTCATATTCGTCGGCCTCGGTGTCCTCATATCAAGA GAATACAAAATTGAGTGCTAGCACCATTTCTGCTGCACTCACAACGCACCATGGAACCGGTGCTGGTGCCACGAATGGAGCACCACAGCTGGGATCTCCCCTGTCGACGGGTAGCAAT ATCAATACAAACATCAGTGGCCCAAAGCCATTTAACATCTCATCGGCTCCACTTTCACCCCCAAGTGCTGGACCCAAGAGTCCCTCAATTTATCCGCCACCAACAAGTGCTGCAGCATGGAGCCAACCAAAGCCCCCGTCGACTTTTGAGGCTCCAAAACCATCAACTTTTGGCTCATCCACACTACCACGAGCCAACGTTGGACCGGCTGCTCCAG GAGACTTGGGGCCAGAGTGTGGGCATCCCgatgagatttcccatgaacTCGCATCTGTGCACTTTTCTTGGCCACCATCGCAAGAAATTGCAACATCCACCCCTACAGCAACACCCCTCTACGTTCCACCACCTGAAACGCAGCACGTTATTGTTAAACCAATGCTTGAGAAGCAAAGTCAGTCAGCTCCAGAGTTGAGCTATGGGCAGAGGGAGGTTTCCAGGGTAGCTGAAGTGGCTGAAATGGAAAGCGGTTCAGAGAGTTACACGTCAACAAGCGCAACGACAACAACATCCGAAGATGCAGCACATATGCGAATGTATCACACCCAAACATCACAGCCAAGCTATACAATCTACGAAAGTGCTGACTCAGATGAAACTGACTATGCAACCATACCGCATCACAAGCAGAGTATCTGTTCTGCGGAGGTATCGTCATTTGTTTCGGAAGCACGTGGAGCACAATACTTGGCTGATACATTGGATACAACCTGCTTAGTTGAGAGAATGCGATCACTGACACCTAGACCTCCTTCACCCACCCCCATGAAGACGGGGAAACATGTGGAATTTGCTTTACCAACTGAACAAAAAACGGAAACGCAACAAGAAAGCTTCTCCCAAGAATCCACTCAGATGCAATCAAGTGCAGTTCAGGAATCCAGCATGGTACAGGAGTCAAGGGAATTCCAGGAAGTGAATCAATATCAGGACACTGCACACGTTCAGGAAGTTGCCGAAGTTGCGGAACAAACAACACAATTCCAGCCAATTGATGTTCCTGAACAGAAACCTCTTCCTCAGGGAAGTGTACCCAATACTGTCCCACAGGAATGGGAAAGTGCAATGGTTAAAGCACTAAAGACAGCTCCTGAAACCCCCTACAACATTGTGAGTGTTAAACAGGAAGCCATTGAGGAGAGTTGCATCAAAGCTGATGCATCACAAAGTACAGCAACAACATCATACCAAAATATTAGCCTACCTGCACTTGATGTTTTAGTTGAGAAACCAGCTGAAGGAACCATCATGTCGTCCCTGCTAACAACAGTTCCAATTAAAAGTGTAAAGTTTGAGCCAAAGGCAACAATAGAACCAGTACCATTGCCTGAGGAAACTAGACCGTACTTCCCGCCACCGATTGATATGACGGTTGTGGCTGATGATACAATTCCAGGGAGGAAGTCGCTGATGTTGGAGGCACTGATCACAGCACCGGATCGTCCATATTCTCCATTTGGGCACGAGGTCAGCTACCAATTGGATGACCTACCGCGTCCTACGGAGAAGATGACGCTAAGGACTGCTCTGACGGTGGCTCCTGAGCGACCTTTTACTCCTGTCATTTTTGACTCAAACGGCTTGGCTCATCCGAAGGCGGTAAAAGAAGATAAGACTGGAAACAGTCTTATTAAGGGCTTCCAACCTCAGGCTTCATCGCAAATTAGTTCATGCCTAACTAGTGCTTCTCAGGATACCTCAATGCAAGAATCTCAGATTTGTCAGCAAGTTTCACAGCAGCAGACTTCTCAGCAGGCTTCACAGCAGCAAGTCTGTCAGCAGGTTTCACAGCAACAAGTCTGTCAACAGGCTTCTCAGCAGACTTCACAGCAGCAAGTCTGTCAGCAGGTTTCACAGCAACATGTCTGTCAGCAGGCTTCTCAGCAGCAAGTCTGTCAGCAGGCTACACAACAGCAAAGTTATCAGCAAGCTTCTCAACAGATTTGCCAACAGTCTTCGCAACAAGTCTGCCAGAAGACTTCACAGCAAATTTGTCAGCAATCTTCCAAACAAGTTTGTCAAAAATCATCTCAAGAAGTTTACCATCAATCCTTGTCAGCAGAATCTCGATCTGAAGCTCGTAAACTGATTGCAGCTGTATCACCTGCCTTCGAACAAG ATGGCATCGATACGGTCAATCGTGCTGCGGACGTGCACATGGCACCACCTCAAATCGTGACCCCGGTTCCCCATCCGCGCCCATTTACGCCCTCACTCATCAACAAGCCCGCCCCCATAATCCCCTACTACCAGCAGAACCTTGCTGTTTCTGAGTACGATCCCCAAATGGGGGAGATTTTTGATCCCCACTTGCGTTCACCGTCACCCTGTTTGCGGGAGAAGAGCCCCGCTCCAGGTCCCCCACCCAACCCCTTGCGTATCCAAGCACCACGCTTGCGTGAATCCGGTCAACAGCCTAACCTAGCACCGGGTACGGCATTCTCGTGTGCCCAAGTAAAGGCCGAGAGTGTGTATCAGCAGAGACCCGAAATGGTGGAATGCCAGAGAATCGGTGATAATTTCCGCCAAACCCGCACGAATGAGGCATCCCTGAATCGTTCCCTGCACGCCGAGAAGGAGAGCGCCAGTGCCACCCAGGTTGGCAATACGTTCATCCAAAAGCGCTCACGTGTCGTGGAGGAATTTGAACGCACGCAATCGGCAAAGACAATTGAAATAAAGACCGGTGGGTCAGGTGAGGTTGTTTCGAAGATTACGGAGGATGAAATGCCGCCTAAGGGTATCGTGGCGAGTCAAACCCGGCGCTTCTCGCAGGAAGTTGCCCCACCCAAAATTACCTTTCCAGCAATTATCCCTGTGGCGCCCATGAACTTCCCTCTAGGTGCTGCACCCCAAAGCTCTAACACGGTGGCCCCGCCGCCAGGCTTCAACCTTAAATCCCTCAATGCCCCATCAGCATTTGCATCTGCACAGTCATCGCATCAGAATGCCAGCACTTTTGCTTTCACTAATGCACCGCCCAAAATAGAGGCTACAAAGCCCGCTTCTGGCCCCGTTGCTGCTTTTAAACTGCCAAAGCCGCAAACACCGCCGCCACCTACTAACAATTGCCCCGGTACTACCATGAGTGACCCCTCCCCTGATGCCAGTGCAGGTTCGAAAGGGGGTGCCGCCGGAGTAACTTCTGCACCGAAGCGTGGCCGCGGTGTACTCAACAAGGCAGTCGGTCCAGGCGGCAGAATCCCGCAGTGTGGTTGCTGCAATCAGCATATCAG GGGTCCCTTTATTACGGCCCTTGGACGTATCTGGTGTCCTGATCACTTTATTTGCGTAAATGGAGAATGCCGTCGTCCCTTGGCTGATATTGGATTCGTCGAGGAGAAGGGTAATCTCTATTGCGAGTACTGCTTTGAGAAGTACATTGCACCGTCGTGCAGCAAATGTGGCGCCAAAATTaag GGTGATTGTCTCAATGCCATTGGCAAGCACTTCCATCCGGAATGCTTCACGTGTGCCTACTGTGGAAAATTGTTTGGCAACAGCCCATTTTTCCTTGAGGAGGGAAATCCCTACTGCGAAGCTGACTGGAATGAAATGTTCACAACAAAGTGCTTTGCCTGCGGATTCCCCGTGGAGGCCGGCGACAGATGGGTTGAGGCTCTGTCCCACAATTACCACAGTCAGTGCTTCAATTGCACC ACATGCAAGAAGAATCTAGAGGGTCAGAGCTTCTTCGCCAAGGGTGGACGTCCTTATTGCAAAAATCACGCCcgctaa
- the LOC129794246 gene encoding PDZ and LIM domain protein Zasp isoform X2 produces MAQLVTVRLSRSDAQPWGFRLQGGKDFGTPLVVQKVAGGSIAANAGLVAGDAVIKVNGMDVYNLRHKDAQDAVVRGGNNFEISVQRGGSTWRPTVSPAGSLPQPVLSGGSVAPVTHTSLAAKPQEVSHIGSGYNSSARPYLPSVNGDGVKSIVNKQYNTPVGMYSDETIAETLSAQAEVLAGGVLGVNFKKNERIYNSANSEVYKMLQEAENDPNDPAGESSYYWTASHAIGGQAACTSPFLSPGASHRPSHPINLQGISQQEKTSYSSASVSSYQENTKLSASTISAALTTHHGTGAGATNGAPQLGSPLSTGSNTNLSCATNFASNSCVLPQALSSCESTPKKLSPMASVGVSPIHSRQNSLGSAMSDTDINHKNVYNILKNCQSDDTPGHRRTYLETDFTDTISECDSPDEGTRMVMVGHEKMQNGTHNSEFVYKTIGGGIIRSVQAPGKGKNINYKINTNISGPKPFNISSAPLSPPSAGPKSPSIYPPPTSAAAWSQPKPPSTFEAPKPSTFGSSTLPRANVGPAAPGDLGPECGHPDEISHELASVHFSWPPSQEIATSTPTATPLYVPPPETQHVIVKPMLEKQSQSAPELSYGQREVSRVAEVAEMESGSESYTSTSATTTTSEDAAHMRMYHTQTSQPSYTIYESADSDETDYATIPHHKQSICSAEVSSFVSEARGAQYLADTLDTTCLVERMRSLTPRPPSPTPMKTGKHVEFALPTEQKTETQQESFSQESTQMQSSAVQESSMVQESREFQEVNQYQDTAHVQEVAEVAEQTTQFQPIDVPEQKPLPQGSVPNTVPQEWESAMVKALKTAPETPYNIVSVKQEAIEESCIKADASQSTATTSYQNISLPALDVLVEKPAEGTIMSSLLTTVPIKSVKFEPKATIEPVPLPEETRPYFPPPIDMTVVADDTIPGRKSLMLEALITAPDRPYSPFGHEVSYQLDDLPRPTEKMTLRTALTVAPERPFTPVIFDSNGLAHPKAVKEDKTGNSLIKGFQPQASSQISSCLTSASQDTSMQESQICQQVSQQQTSQQASQQQVCQQVSQQQVCQQASQQTSQQQVCQQVSQQHVCQQASQQQVCQQATQQQSYQQASQQICQQSSQQVCQKTSQQICQQSSKQVCQKSSQEVYHQSLSAESRSEARKLIAAVSPAFEQDGIDTVNRAADVHMAPPQIVTPVPHPRPFTPSLINKPAPIIPYYQQNLAVSEYDPQMGEIFDPHLRSPSPCLREKSPAPGPPPNPLRIQAPRLRESGQQPNLAPGTAFSCAQVKAESVYQQRPEMVECQRIGDNFRQTRTNEASLNRSLHAEKESASATQVGNTFIQKRSRVVEEFERTQSAKTIEIKTGGSGEVVSKITEDEMPPKGIVASQTRRFSQEVAPPKITFPAIIPVAPMNFPLGAAPQSSNTVAPPPGFNLKSLNAPSAFASAQSSHQNASTFAFTNAPPKIEATKPASGPVAAFKLPKPQTPPPPTNNCPGTTMSDPSPDASAGSKGGAAGVTSAPKRGRGVLNKAVGPGGRIPQCGCCNQHIRGPFITALGRIWCPDHFICVNGECRRPLADIGFVEEKGNLYCEYCFEKYIAPSCSKCGAKIKGDCLNAIGKHFHPECFTCAYCGKLFGNSPFFLEEGNPYCEADWNEMFTTKCFACGFPVEAGDRWVEALSHNYHSQCFNCTTCKKNLEGQSFFAKGGRPYCKNHAR; encoded by the exons ATGGCTCAATTAGTCACTGTCAGGCTCAGTAGAAGCGATGCCCAACCGTGGGGTTTCCGACTGCAAGGTGGAAAGGATTTTGGAACTCCGCTTGTTGTTCAAAAG GTCGCTGGCGGAAGTATAGCCGCCAATGCGGGTCTCGTAGCTGGTGATGCCGTCATTAAAGTCAATGGCATGGATGTGTACAACTTGCGCCATAAGGATGCCCAAGATGCTGTTGTTCGTGGTGGGAATAACTTTGAAATCTCCGTTCAACGGGGTGGTTCAACGTGGAGACCCACTGTAAGTCCCGCTGGCTCCCTACCCCAACCCGTCCTATCCGGTGGCAGTGTGGCTCCCGTGACACACACATCCCTGGCAGCTAAGCCCCAGGAAGTTTCTCATATTGGTAGTGGATACAACAGCTCAGCACGGCCATACCTTCCATCT GTCAATGGTGATGGTGTAAAGAGTATTGTCAACAAGCAATACAACACTCCCGTTGGGATGTACAGCGATGAAACCATTGCGGAAACACTCTCAGCTCAGGCGGAAGTGTTGGCTGGCGGTGTGCTCGG agTAAACTTCAAGAAGAACGAGCGAATCTACAATTCAGCCAATTCGGAAGTGTATAAAATGTTGCAGGAAGCTGAAAATGATCCCAATGATCCAG CCGGTGAATCCAGTTACTATTGGACGGCAAGTCATGCAATTGGTGGTCAGGCAGCATGCACTTCGCCCTTTCTCTCGCCGGGAGCTTCTCATCGACCAAGCCATCCAATAAATCTCCAAGGAATCTCCCAGCAGGAGAAGACCTCATATTCGTCGGCCTCGGTGTCCTCATATCAAGA GAATACAAAATTGAGTGCTAGCACCATTTCTGCTGCACTCACAACGCACCATGGAACCGGTGCTGGTGCCACGAATGGAGCACCACAGCTGGGATCTCCCCTGTCGACGGGTAGCAAT ACTAATTTAAGTTGTGCGACAAATTTTGCATCAAATAGCTGTGTGTTGCCCCAAGCATTGAGTTCGTGTGAGTCGacaccgaagaaattgtcgCCAATGGCGTCAGTTGGGGTGTCCCCAATCCATTCAAGGCAGAACAGCCTCGGGAGCGCCATGAGTGACACCGATATCAATCACAAGAATGTGTACAACATTCTCAAGAATTGCCAATCAGACGACACTCCCGGCCACAGGAGGACCTACCTCGAGACAGACTTCACTGACACCATCAGTGAATGTGATTCCCCAGACGAGGGCACAAGGATGGTGATGGTGGGGCATGAGAAGATGCAAAATGGGACACATAATTCGGAATTTGTCTACAAAACCATTGGCGGTGGGATCATTCGAAGTGTCCAAGCACCTGGAAAAGGCAAGAATATTAACTACAAA ATCAATACAAACATCAGTGGCCCAAAGCCATTTAACATCTCATCGGCTCCACTTTCACCCCCAAGTGCTGGACCCAAGAGTCCCTCAATTTATCCGCCACCAACAAGTGCTGCAGCATGGAGCCAACCAAAGCCCCCGTCGACTTTTGAGGCTCCAAAACCATCAACTTTTGGCTCATCCACACTACCACGAGCCAACGTTGGACCGGCTGCTCCAG GAGACTTGGGGCCAGAGTGTGGGCATCCCgatgagatttcccatgaacTCGCATCTGTGCACTTTTCTTGGCCACCATCGCAAGAAATTGCAACATCCACCCCTACAGCAACACCCCTCTACGTTCCACCACCTGAAACGCAGCACGTTATTGTTAAACCAATGCTTGAGAAGCAAAGTCAGTCAGCTCCAGAGTTGAGCTATGGGCAGAGGGAGGTTTCCAGGGTAGCTGAAGTGGCTGAAATGGAAAGCGGTTCAGAGAGTTACACGTCAACAAGCGCAACGACAACAACATCCGAAGATGCAGCACATATGCGAATGTATCACACCCAAACATCACAGCCAAGCTATACAATCTACGAAAGTGCTGACTCAGATGAAACTGACTATGCAACCATACCGCATCACAAGCAGAGTATCTGTTCTGCGGAGGTATCGTCATTTGTTTCGGAAGCACGTGGAGCACAATACTTGGCTGATACATTGGATACAACCTGCTTAGTTGAGAGAATGCGATCACTGACACCTAGACCTCCTTCACCCACCCCCATGAAGACGGGGAAACATGTGGAATTTGCTTTACCAACTGAACAAAAAACGGAAACGCAACAAGAAAGCTTCTCCCAAGAATCCACTCAGATGCAATCAAGTGCAGTTCAGGAATCCAGCATGGTACAGGAGTCAAGGGAATTCCAGGAAGTGAATCAATATCAGGACACTGCACACGTTCAGGAAGTTGCCGAAGTTGCGGAACAAACAACACAATTCCAGCCAATTGATGTTCCTGAACAGAAACCTCTTCCTCAGGGAAGTGTACCCAATACTGTCCCACAGGAATGGGAAAGTGCAATGGTTAAAGCACTAAAGACAGCTCCTGAAACCCCCTACAACATTGTGAGTGTTAAACAGGAAGCCATTGAGGAGAGTTGCATCAAAGCTGATGCATCACAAAGTACAGCAACAACATCATACCAAAATATTAGCCTACCTGCACTTGATGTTTTAGTTGAGAAACCAGCTGAAGGAACCATCATGTCGTCCCTGCTAACAACAGTTCCAATTAAAAGTGTAAAGTTTGAGCCAAAGGCAACAATAGAACCAGTACCATTGCCTGAGGAAACTAGACCGTACTTCCCGCCACCGATTGATATGACGGTTGTGGCTGATGATACAATTCCAGGGAGGAAGTCGCTGATGTTGGAGGCACTGATCACAGCACCGGATCGTCCATATTCTCCATTTGGGCACGAGGTCAGCTACCAATTGGATGACCTACCGCGTCCTACGGAGAAGATGACGCTAAGGACTGCTCTGACGGTGGCTCCTGAGCGACCTTTTACTCCTGTCATTTTTGACTCAAACGGCTTGGCTCATCCGAAGGCGGTAAAAGAAGATAAGACTGGAAACAGTCTTATTAAGGGCTTCCAACCTCAGGCTTCATCGCAAATTAGTTCATGCCTAACTAGTGCTTCTCAGGATACCTCAATGCAAGAATCTCAGATTTGTCAGCAAGTTTCACAGCAGCAGACTTCTCAGCAGGCTTCACAGCAGCAAGTCTGTCAGCAGGTTTCACAGCAACAAGTCTGTCAACAGGCTTCTCAGCAGACTTCACAGCAGCAAGTCTGTCAGCAGGTTTCACAGCAACATGTCTGTCAGCAGGCTTCTCAGCAGCAAGTCTGTCAGCAGGCTACACAACAGCAAAGTTATCAGCAAGCTTCTCAACAGATTTGCCAACAGTCTTCGCAACAAGTCTGCCAGAAGACTTCACAGCAAATTTGTCAGCAATCTTCCAAACAAGTTTGTCAAAAATCATCTCAAGAAGTTTACCATCAATCCTTGTCAGCAGAATCTCGATCTGAAGCTCGTAAACTGATTGCAGCTGTATCACCTGCCTTCGAACAAG ATGGCATCGATACGGTCAATCGTGCTGCGGACGTGCACATGGCACCACCTCAAATCGTGACCCCGGTTCCCCATCCGCGCCCATTTACGCCCTCACTCATCAACAAGCCCGCCCCCATAATCCCCTACTACCAGCAGAACCTTGCTGTTTCTGAGTACGATCCCCAAATGGGGGAGATTTTTGATCCCCACTTGCGTTCACCGTCACCCTGTTTGCGGGAGAAGAGCCCCGCTCCAGGTCCCCCACCCAACCCCTTGCGTATCCAAGCACCACGCTTGCGTGAATCCGGTCAACAGCCTAACCTAGCACCGGGTACGGCATTCTCGTGTGCCCAAGTAAAGGCCGAGAGTGTGTATCAGCAGAGACCCGAAATGGTGGAATGCCAGAGAATCGGTGATAATTTCCGCCAAACCCGCACGAATGAGGCATCCCTGAATCGTTCCCTGCACGCCGAGAAGGAGAGCGCCAGTGCCACCCAGGTTGGCAATACGTTCATCCAAAAGCGCTCACGTGTCGTGGAGGAATTTGAACGCACGCAATCGGCAAAGACAATTGAAATAAAGACCGGTGGGTCAGGTGAGGTTGTTTCGAAGATTACGGAGGATGAAATGCCGCCTAAGGGTATCGTGGCGAGTCAAACCCGGCGCTTCTCGCAGGAAGTTGCCCCACCCAAAATTACCTTTCCAGCAATTATCCCTGTGGCGCCCATGAACTTCCCTCTAGGTGCTGCACCCCAAAGCTCTAACACGGTGGCCCCGCCGCCAGGCTTCAACCTTAAATCCCTCAATGCCCCATCAGCATTTGCATCTGCACAGTCATCGCATCAGAATGCCAGCACTTTTGCTTTCACTAATGCACCGCCCAAAATAGAGGCTACAAAGCCCGCTTCTGGCCCCGTTGCTGCTTTTAAACTGCCAAAGCCGCAAACACCGCCGCCACCTACTAACAATTGCCCCGGTACTACCATGAGTGACCCCTCCCCTGATGCCAGTGCAGGTTCGAAAGGGGGTGCCGCCGGAGTAACTTCTGCACCGAAGCGTGGCCGCGGTGTACTCAACAAGGCAGTCGGTCCAGGCGGCAGAATCCCGCAGTGTGGTTGCTGCAATCAGCATATCAG GGGTCCCTTTATTACGGCCCTTGGACGTATCTGGTGTCCTGATCACTTTATTTGCGTAAATGGAGAATGCCGTCGTCCCTTGGCTGATATTGGATTCGTCGAGGAGAAGGGTAATCTCTATTGCGAGTACTGCTTTGAGAAGTACATTGCACCGTCGTGCAGCAAATGTGGCGCCAAAATTaag GGTGATTGTCTCAATGCCATTGGCAAGCACTTCCATCCGGAATGCTTCACGTGTGCCTACTGTGGAAAATTGTTTGGCAACAGCCCATTTTTCCTTGAGGAGGGAAATCCCTACTGCGAAGCTGACTGGAATGAAATGTTCACAACAAAGTGCTTTGCCTGCGGATTCCCCGTGGAGGCCGGCGACAGATGGGTTGAGGCTCTGTCCCACAATTACCACAGTCAGTGCTTCAATTGCACC ACATGCAAGAAGAATCTAGAGGGTCAGAGCTTCTTCGCCAAGGGTGGACGTCCTTATTGCAAAAATCACGCCcgctaa